The following proteins are encoded in a genomic region of Sebastes fasciatus isolate fSebFas1 chromosome 12, fSebFas1.pri, whole genome shotgun sequence:
- the LOC141778349 gene encoding protein NLRC3-like isoform X7: MSDCVEEEEDRAESPDCLSMKSDGSKDHPPDFSNEPRPSNTKEKKRSHASVEEPMSGSRTRPRLQTASQTSTVQTDRGLQEVVDEHKISLKERCERVTEGTDETGSGTLLNRIYTELYIIEGQSEEVNTQHEVRQLETASKKNTLHDAPIKCCDIFKALPDQRGHIRVVLTNGVAGVGKTFSVQKFTLDWAEGLENQDVSLVILLSFRELNLIRDEQYSLLMLLHVFHPTLQKVTVEKLAVCKVLFIFDGLDESRLSLDFKNNEVVSDVTQKSSVNVLLTNLIQGNLLPSALVWITSRPAAANQIPPACVDRVTEVRGFTDAQKEEYFRRRVSDEELSSRIISHVKTSRSLHIMCLIPVFCWITATVLKEMLTTDQRGELPKTLTDLFSHFLVVQTKRKKQKYGEGHETSPQELTKTDREVLLKLGRLAFEHLEKGNIMFYQEDLERCGLDVTEASVYSGVCTEIFKRECVIFQKTVYCFVHLSIQESLAAVYMFHCFTSSNTEVLKAFLGEDYAHSTLENFLKRVMEKSLESKNGHLDLFVRFLHGLSLKSNQKLLGGLLGPTKSSPEIMQRIINNLKEMNRYTKTSPDRSINIFHCLTEMNDHTVHQEIQEFLKSVDRTKKKLTEIHCSALSYMLQMSEEVLDELDLKKYNTTDEGRWRLIPAVRNCRKALLSHCRISATHCEVVASALKTNPSHLRELELSSNYTLQDSGLKLLSAGLESPNCRLETLRLSDCILSEKSCASLASALKSNPSHLRELELSINGLKDSGVKLLSDLVSSPHCRLETLRSDW; encoded by the exons atgagtgactgtgtggaggaagaggaggacagagcagagtctccagactgtctgtctatgaagagtgacggGTCCAAAGATCATCCACcagacttcagtaatgaacctcgACCCTCAaacacaaa agagaagaagaggagtcatgCTTCTGTGGAGGAGCCGATGTCCGGATCCAGAACAAGACCTCGACtgcagacagccagtcagaccagcactgtacaaa cagatagaggtctgcaggaggttgtagatgaacataagatcagtctgaaggagagatgtgaacgtgtgactgaaggaactgatgaaacaggaagtggaaccctcctcaacaggatctacactgagctctacatcatagagggacagagtgaagaggttaatacccaacatgaggtgaggcagcttgagacagcttccaagaagaacaccctccatgacgctccaatcaagtgctgcgacatctttaaagccttacctgaccaacggggacacatcagagtcgttctgacgaacggcgtcgctggcgttggaaaaaccttctcagtgcagaagttcactctggactgggcagagggcttggaaaaccaagatgtcagtctggtgattctgctttcgttcagggagctgaacttgatcagagatgagcagtacagtcttctcatgctgctccatgttttccatccaacattacagaaggtcacagtagagaagctcgctgtctgtaaagttctgttcatctttgacggcctggatgaaagcagactttcactggatttcaagaacaacgaggttgtgtctgatgtcacccagaagtcatcagtcaacgtgctgttgacaaatctcatccaggggaatctgcttccctcagctctcgtctggataacttcccgacctgcagcagccaatcagatccctcctgcatgtgttgacagggtaacagaagtacgaggcttcactgacgcccagaaggaggagtacttcaggaggagagtcagtgatgaagagctgtccagcagaatcatctcacacgtcaagacatccaggagcctccacatcatgtgtctaatcccagtcttctgctggatcactgctacagttctgaaagagatgttgactacagaccagagaggagagctgcccaagaccctgactgacctGTTCTCACACTTCCTggtggttcagacaaagaggaagaagcagaagtatggtgagggacatgagacgagtccacaggagTTGACGAAGACTGAcagggaagttcttctgaagctggggaggctggcgtttgaacatctggagaaaggaaacatcatgttctaccaagaagacctggagcggtgtggtctggatgtcacagaggcctctgtgtactcaggagtttgtacagagatcttcaaaagagagtgtgtgatcttccagaaaacagtctactgctttgttcacctgagcattcaggagtctctggctgcagtctacatgttccactgttTCACAAGCAGCAACACAGAGGTACTGAAGGCCTTCCTGGGAGAAGACTATGCTCATTCAACCCTGGAGAACTTCCTGAAGAGAGTCATGGAGAAATcccttgaaagtaaaaatggccacctggacctgtttgttcgcttccttcatggcctctctctgaagtccaaccagaagctcttaggaggtctgctgggtccGACAAAGAGCAGTCCCGAAATCATGCAGAGAATCATCAATAACCTGAAGGAGATGAACAGATATACCAAAAcctctcctgacagaagcatcaacatcttccactgtctgacggagatgaatGACCACAcggtacatcaggagatccaagagttcctAAAGTCAGTGGACAGAACAAAGAAGAAACTCACTgagatccactgctcagctctgtcctacatgctgcagatgtcagaggaggttctggatgagttggacctgaagAAGTACAACACAACAGATGAGGGACGATggagactgattccagctgtgaggaactgcagaaaagctct ACTTTCTCACTGTCGGATCTCAGCtactcactgtgaagttgtggcctcagctctgaagaccaacccctcccatctcagagagctggagctgagtagCAACTACaccctgcaggattcaggactaaagctgctgtctgctggactggagagtccaaactgtagactggagactctgag attgagtgaCTGCATATTGTCAGAGAagagctgtgcttctctggcctcagctctgaagtccaacccctcccatctgagagagctggagctgagtaTCAACGggctgaaggattcaggagtgaagctgctgtctgatcttgtctcgagtccacactgtagactggagactctgag atCGGATTGGTGA
- the LOC141778349 gene encoding NACHT, LRR and PYD domains-containing protein 12-like isoform X5 translates to MSDCVEEEEDRAESPDCLSMKSDGSKDHPPDFSNEPRPSNTKEKKRSHASVEEPMSGSRTRPRLQTASQTSTVQTDRGLQEVVDEHKISLKERCERVTEGTDETGSGTLLNRIYTELYIIEGQSEEVNTQHEVRQLETASKKNTLHDAPIKCCDIFKALPDQRGHIRVVLTNGVAGVGKTFSVQKFTLDWAEGLENQDVSLVILLSFRELNLIRDEQYSLLMLLHVFHPTLQKVTVEKLAVCKVLFIFDGLDESRLSLDFKNNEVVSDVTQKSSVNVLLTNLIQGNLLPSALVWITSRPAAANQIPPACVDRVTEVRGFTDAQKEEYFRRRVSDEELSSRIISHVKTSRSLHIMCLIPVFCWITATVLKEMLTTDQRGELPKTLTDLFSHFLVVQTKRKKQKYGEGHETSPQELTKTDREVLLKLGRLAFEHLEKGNIMFYQEDLERCGLDVTEASVYSGVCTEIFKRECVIFQKTVYCFVHLSIQESLAAVYMFHCFTSSNTEVLKAFLGEDYAHSTLENFLKRVMEKSLESKNGHLDLFVRFLHGLSLKSNQKLLGGLLGPTKSSPEIMQRIINNLKEMNRYTKTSPDRSINIFHCLTEMNDHTVHQEIQEFLKSVDRTKKKLTEIHCSALSYMLQMSEEVLDELDLKKYNTTDEGRWRLIPAVRNCRKALLSHCRISATHCEVVASALKTNPSHLRELELSSNYTLQDSGLKLLSAGLESPNCRLETLRLRLCRLSENSCASLTSALKSNPSHLRELDLSNNDLYDTGVKLLCGFLESPHCRLETLRLRWWRLSEISCASLASALKSNPSHLRELDLSNNNLQDSGVKLLCGFLESPHCRLETLRLSDCRLSKISCASLASALKSNPSHLRELELRYNNLQDSGVKLLSDLVKSPLCRLETLESDW, encoded by the exons atgagtgactgtgtggaggaagaggaggacagagcagagtctccagactgtctgtctatgaagagtgacggGTCCAAAGATCATCCACcagacttcagtaatgaacctcgACCCTCAaacacaaa agagaagaagaggagtcatgCTTCTGTGGAGGAGCCGATGTCCGGATCCAGAACAAGACCTCGACtgcagacagccagtcagaccagcactgtacaaa cagatagaggtctgcaggaggttgtagatgaacataagatcagtctgaaggagagatgtgaacgtgtgactgaaggaactgatgaaacaggaagtggaaccctcctcaacaggatctacactgagctctacatcatagagggacagagtgaagaggttaatacccaacatgaggtgaggcagcttgagacagcttccaagaagaacaccctccatgacgctccaatcaagtgctgcgacatctttaaagccttacctgaccaacggggacacatcagagtcgttctgacgaacggcgtcgctggcgttggaaaaaccttctcagtgcagaagttcactctggactgggcagagggcttggaaaaccaagatgtcagtctggtgattctgctttcgttcagggagctgaacttgatcagagatgagcagtacagtcttctcatgctgctccatgttttccatccaacattacagaaggtcacagtagagaagctcgctgtctgtaaagttctgttcatctttgacggcctggatgaaagcagactttcactggatttcaagaacaacgaggttgtgtctgatgtcacccagaagtcatcagtcaacgtgctgttgacaaatctcatccaggggaatctgcttccctcagctctcgtctggataacttcccgacctgcagcagccaatcagatccctcctgcatgtgttgacagggtaacagaagtacgaggcttcactgacgcccagaaggaggagtacttcaggaggagagtcagtgatgaagagctgtccagcagaatcatctcacacgtcaagacatccaggagcctccacatcatgtgtctaatcccagtcttctgctggatcactgctacagttctgaaagagatgttgactacagaccagagaggagagctgcccaagaccctgactgacctGTTCTCACACTTCCTggtggttcagacaaagaggaagaagcagaagtatggtgagggacatgagacgagtccacaggagTTGACGAAGACTGAcagggaagttcttctgaagctggggaggctggcgtttgaacatctggagaaaggaaacatcatgttctaccaagaagacctggagcggtgtggtctggatgtcacagaggcctctgtgtactcaggagtttgtacagagatcttcaaaagagagtgtgtgatcttccagaaaacagtctactgctttgttcacctgagcattcaggagtctctggctgcagtctacatgttccactgttTCACAAGCAGCAACACAGAGGTACTGAAGGCCTTCCTGGGAGAAGACTATGCTCATTCAACCCTGGAGAACTTCCTGAAGAGAGTCATGGAGAAATcccttgaaagtaaaaatggccacctggacctgtttgttcgcttccttcatggcctctctctgaagtccaaccagaagctcttaggaggtctgctgggtccGACAAAGAGCAGTCCCGAAATCATGCAGAGAATCATCAATAACCTGAAGGAGATGAACAGATATACCAAAAcctctcctgacagaagcatcaacatcttccactgtctgacggagatgaatGACCACAcggtacatcaggagatccaagagttcctAAAGTCAGTGGACAGAACAAAGAAGAAACTCACTgagatccactgctcagctctgtcctacatgctgcagatgtcagaggaggttctggatgagttggacctgaagAAGTACAACACAACAGATGAGGGACGATggagactgattccagctgtgaggaactgcagaaaagctct ACTTTCTCACTGTCGGATCTCAGCtactcactgtgaagttgtggcctcagctctgaagaccaacccctcccatctcagagagctggagctgagtagCAACTACaccctgcaggattcaggactaaagctgctgtctgctggactggagagtccaaactgtagactggagactctgag attgagactctgcaggttgtcagagaacagctgtgcttctctgacctcagctctgaagtccaacccctcccatctgagagagctggatctgagtaaCAACGACCTGTATGATACAGGAGTGAAGCtactgtgtggttttctggagagtccacactgtagactggagactctgag ATTGAGGTGGTGgaggttgtcagagatcagctgtgcttctctggcctcagctctgaagtccaacccctcccatctgagagagctggatctgagtaacaacaacctgcaggattcaggagtgaagctgctttgtggttttctggagagtccacactgtagactggagactctgag attgagtgaCTGCAGGTTGTCaaagatcagctgtgcttccctggcctcagctctgaagtccaacccctcccatctgagagagctggagctgagatacaacaacctgcaggattcaggagtgaagctgctgtctgatcttgtgAAGAGTCCActctgtagactggagactcttgA atCGGATTGGTGA
- the LOC141778349 gene encoding protein NLRC3-like isoform X2 — protein MSDCVEEEEDRAESPDCLSMKSDGSKDHPPDFSNEPRPSNTKEKKRSHASVEEPMSGSRTRPRLQTASQTSTVQNRGLQEVVDEHKISLKERCERVTEGTDETGSGTLLNRIYTELYIIEGQSEEVNTQHEVRQLETASKKNTLHDAPIKCCDIFKALPDQRGHIRVVLTNGVAGVGKTFSVQKFTLDWAEGLENQDVSLVILLSFRELNLIRDEQYSLLMLLHVFHPTLQKVTVEKLAVCKVLFIFDGLDESRLSLDFKNNEVVSDVTQKSSVNVLLTNLIQGNLLPSALVWITSRPAAANQIPPACVDRVTEVRGFTDAQKEEYFRRRVSDEELSSRIISHVKTSRSLHIMCLIPVFCWITATVLKEMLTTDQRGELPKTLTDLFSHFLVVQTKRKKQKYGEGHETSPQELTKTDREVLLKLGRLAFEHLEKGNIMFYQEDLERCGLDVTEASVYSGVCTEIFKRECVIFQKTVYCFVHLSIQESLAAVYMFHCFTSSNTEVLKAFLGEDYAHSTLENFLKRVMEKSLESKNGHLDLFVRFLHGLSLKSNQKLLGGLLGPTKSSPEIMQRIINNLKEMNRYTKTSPDRSINIFHCLTEMNDHTVHQEIQEFLKSVDRTKKKLTEIHCSALSYMLQMSEEVLDELDLKKYNTTDEGRWRLIPAVRNCRKALLSHCRISATHCEVVASALKTNPSHLRELELSSNYTLQDSGLKLLSAGLESPNCRLETLRLSDCILSEKSCASLASALKSNPSHLRELELSINGLKDSGVKLLSDLVSSPHCRLETLRLRLCRLSENSCASLTSALKSNPSHLRELDLSNNDLYDTGVKLLCGFLESPHCRLETLRLRWWRLSEISCASLASALKSNPSHLRELDLSNNNLQDSGVKLLCGFLESPHCRLETLRLSDCRLSKISCASLASALKSNPSHLRELELRYNNLQDSGVKLLSDLVKSPLCRLETLESDW, from the exons atgagtgactgtgtggaggaagaggaggacagagcagagtctccagactgtctgtctatgaagagtgacggGTCCAAAGATCATCCACcagacttcagtaatgaacctcgACCCTCAaacacaaa agagaagaagaggagtcatgCTTCTGTGGAGGAGCCGATGTCCGGATCCAGAACAAGACCTCGACtgcagacagccagtcagaccagcactgtacaaa atagaggtctgcaggaggttgtagatgaacataagatcagtctgaaggagagatgtgaacgtgtgactgaaggaactgatgaaacaggaagtggaaccctcctcaacaggatctacactgagctctacatcatagagggacagagtgaagaggttaatacccaacatgaggtgaggcagcttgagacagcttccaagaagaacaccctccatgacgctccaatcaagtgctgcgacatctttaaagccttacctgaccaacggggacacatcagagtcgttctgacgaacggcgtcgctggcgttggaaaaaccttctcagtgcagaagttcactctggactgggcagagggcttggaaaaccaagatgtcagtctggtgattctgctttcgttcagggagctgaacttgatcagagatgagcagtacagtcttctcatgctgctccatgttttccatccaacattacagaaggtcacagtagagaagctcgctgtctgtaaagttctgttcatctttgacggcctggatgaaagcagactttcactggatttcaagaacaacgaggttgtgtctgatgtcacccagaagtcatcagtcaacgtgctgttgacaaatctcatccaggggaatctgcttccctcagctctcgtctggataacttcccgacctgcagcagccaatcagatccctcctgcatgtgttgacagggtaacagaagtacgaggcttcactgacgcccagaaggaggagtacttcaggaggagagtcagtgatgaagagctgtccagcagaatcatctcacacgtcaagacatccaggagcctccacatcatgtgtctaatcccagtcttctgctggatcactgctacagttctgaaagagatgttgactacagaccagagaggagagctgcccaagaccctgactgacctGTTCTCACACTTCCTggtggttcagacaaagaggaagaagcagaagtatggtgagggacatgagacgagtccacaggagTTGACGAAGACTGAcagggaagttcttctgaagctggggaggctggcgtttgaacatctggagaaaggaaacatcatgttctaccaagaagacctggagcggtgtggtctggatgtcacagaggcctctgtgtactcaggagtttgtacagagatcttcaaaagagagtgtgtgatcttccagaaaacagtctactgctttgttcacctgagcattcaggagtctctggctgcagtctacatgttccactgttTCACAAGCAGCAACACAGAGGTACTGAAGGCCTTCCTGGGAGAAGACTATGCTCATTCAACCCTGGAGAACTTCCTGAAGAGAGTCATGGAGAAATcccttgaaagtaaaaatggccacctggacctgtttgttcgcttccttcatggcctctctctgaagtccaaccagaagctcttaggaggtctgctgggtccGACAAAGAGCAGTCCCGAAATCATGCAGAGAATCATCAATAACCTGAAGGAGATGAACAGATATACCAAAAcctctcctgacagaagcatcaacatcttccactgtctgacggagatgaatGACCACAcggtacatcaggagatccaagagttcctAAAGTCAGTGGACAGAACAAAGAAGAAACTCACTgagatccactgctcagctctgtcctacatgctgcagatgtcagaggaggttctggatgagttggacctgaagAAGTACAACACAACAGATGAGGGACGATggagactgattccagctgtgaggaactgcagaaaagctct ACTTTCTCACTGTCGGATCTCAGCtactcactgtgaagttgtggcctcagctctgaagaccaacccctcccatctcagagagctggagctgagtagCAACTACaccctgcaggattcaggactaaagctgctgtctgctggactggagagtccaaactgtagactggagactctgag attgagtgaCTGCATATTGTCAGAGAagagctgtgcttctctggcctcagctctgaagtccaacccctcccatctgagagagctggagctgagtaTCAACGggctgaaggattcaggagtgaagctgctgtctgatcttgtctcgagtccacactgtagactggagactctgag attgagactctgcaggttgtcagagaacagctgtgcttctctgacctcagctctgaagtccaacccctcccatctgagagagctggatctgagtaaCAACGACCTGTATGATACAGGAGTGAAGCtactgtgtggttttctggagagtccacactgtagactggagactctgag ATTGAGGTGGTGgaggttgtcagagatcagctgtgcttctctggcctcagctctgaagtccaacccctcccatctgagagagctggatctgagtaacaacaacctgcaggattcaggagtgaagctgctttgtggttttctggagagtccacactgtagactggagactctgag attgagtgaCTGCAGGTTGTCaaagatcagctgtgcttccctggcctcagctctgaagtccaacccctcccatctgagagagctggagctgagatacaacaacctgcaggattcaggagtgaagctgctgtctgatcttgtgAAGAGTCCActctgtagactggagactcttgA atCGGATTGGTGA